The Streptomyces cyanogenus DNA segment ACTGCTGGCCATCGTCTCCGGCACCGTGATCGGCACCTTCTTCATGGCCTTCCACTCCGCGCAGGGCCCCCAGCTCGGGCTGCCGCAGATGATCCAGTCGCGGCCCCAGTTCGGCTACGTCGGCGCGCTGCTGGTGTGGCTGTTCGCCTACGTGCAGTACGCCGGGTTCAACGTCTTCAACAGCATCCTCGCCGCCGACTCCCTGCACACCACGCTGCACGGCGGCGTCCGGCTGTGGGTGATCGTGGTGACCGCCGTCGCGCTCGTGATCGCGCTGGTGGGCTACGACATCATCCACAAGGCCGAGCGGATCCTGACGTACACCTTCCTGGTGATCTTCGGGATCTTCACCGTGGGCGTCGCGGTCACCCTGCACTACCCGGCGGGCTCCTTCGACCTCGGCGGCTTCAAGTGGACGCCGTTCCTCGCGCAGTTCGGCGTGGTCGCGGGCTACCAGATCAGCTGGGCCATCTACGTCTCCGACTACTCCCGCTACCTCCCCCCGGACGTGACCGTCCGCAAGACCTTCTACTGGACCTACTTCGGCTCCGCGCTCGGCGGCATCTGGCTGATGGTGCTCGGGGCGCTGCTGGCGGCCTGGGCGGGCCCGAAGACCTTCCAGACGATCCCGGCGATCAACTCCGCGGGCGACAAGGTGTTCACCGGGTTCGGCGCCGTCGTACTGCTGTTCTCGGCCCTCGGTCTGGTCTCGGTGACCGCGCTGAACATGTACGGCGGGTCCCTCACGCTCATCAGCGCCATCGACTCGTTCAAACGGGTCCGGCCGACGCTCGCCGTACGGCTGGTCACCCTCGCCCTCACCGCGGCGCTCTCCCTGGTCGGCGCGCTGGCCGCGACGTCGAACTTCCTGGAGAACTTCGAGAACTTCCTGCTCCTGGTGCTGTACCTGTTCATCCCGTGGACCGCGGTGAACCTGATGGACTACTACGTGGTGCGCCGCGGGCACTACGCCGTCGCGGAGATCTTCAACCCGCACGGCATCTACGGCCGCTGGGGCTGGCACGGCATCGTCGCCTACCTCGTCGGCTTCGGCGCCATGATCCCGTTCTTCTCCGTCGGCACCCTGTTCCTCGGCCCCGCCGCGAAGGCGCTGGGCGGCGCCGACATCTCCCTCTTCGTCGGCCTCCCCGTCTCCGCCCTCCTGTACTGGTGGCTGAGCCGCTCGATCGACGTGGAGGCGGAGACCCGGCTGGCGGAGGCGGAGGCGGCGGCCCT contains these protein-coding regions:
- a CDS encoding purine-cytosine permease family protein, with protein sequence MSTSAEPRVSGLEIRSIDYVPLDERHGKLWHLGPLWFMSNAQIATLAVGLVSITQGGNLVWSLLAIVSGTVIGTFFMAFHSAQGPQLGLPQMIQSRPQFGYVGALLVWLFAYVQYAGFNVFNSILAADSLHTTLHGGVRLWVIVVTAVALVIALVGYDIIHKAERILTYTFLVIFGIFTVGVAVTLHYPAGSFDLGGFKWTPFLAQFGVVAGYQISWAIYVSDYSRYLPPDVTVRKTFYWTYFGSALGGIWLMVLGALLAAWAGPKTFQTIPAINSAGDKVFTGFGAVVLLFSALGLVSVTALNMYGGSLTLISAIDSFKRVRPTLAVRLVTLALTAALSLVGALAATSNFLENFENFLLLVLYLFIPWTAVNLMDYYVVRRGHYAVAEIFNPHGIYGRWGWHGIVAYLVGFGAMIPFFSVGTLFLGPAAKALGGADISLFVGLPVSALLYWWLSRSIDVEAETRLAEAEAAALEQAAHEHREP